One Mucilaginibacter ginkgonis genomic region harbors:
- a CDS encoding sugar 3,4-ketoisomerase, whose protein sequence is MAYIIELDQHADRRGVLTAIDNVLPFDIKRIYYIQDVGDAENRGGHRHFESIEAVVCLNGSLIAHVVSPKEDKEYQLSGSYQCLVLLPGDWHEFYSFSPNAILIGLSSTNYDKTDYATEPLTAMAE, encoded by the coding sequence ATGGCGTACATCATTGAACTTGATCAGCACGCAGATAGACGCGGAGTGCTTACTGCCATAGATAATGTACTCCCATTCGATATCAAACGTATATATTATATCCAGGATGTTGGCGATGCTGAAAATAGAGGCGGCCACCGGCATTTCGAATCTATAGAGGCTGTGGTTTGCCTCAACGGATCGCTAATTGCGCATGTTGTAAGCCCAAAAGAAGATAAGGAATACCAACTCAGCGGTTCTTACCAATGCCTAGTCTTACTTCCCGGAGACTGGCATGAGTTCTACTCGTTTTCTCCAAACGCGATATTAATCGGCTTATCGTCCACTAACTACGATAAAACTGATTACGCCACAGAACCGCTAACAGCAATGGCTGAATAA